Proteins co-encoded in one Gossypium arboreum isolate Shixiya-1 chromosome 11, ASM2569848v2, whole genome shotgun sequence genomic window:
- the LOC108473762 gene encoding uncharacterized protein LOC108473762 isoform X1, with protein MGASRKLQGEIDRVLKKVQEGVDVFDSIWNKVYDTDNANQKEKFEADLKKEIKKLQRYRDQIKTWIQSSEIKDKKVSASYEQALVDARKQIEREMERFKICEKETKTKAFSKEGLGQQPKTDPKEKAKSETRDWLNNVVGELESQIDSFEAEIEGLSVKKGKTKPPRLTHLETSITRHKAHIMKLELILRLLDNDELSPEQVNDVKDFLDDYVERNQEDFDEFSDVDELYNSLALDKVDALEDLVAIGPLSKAAPILGLKPSLASSTSQLPQVSSPLEHAEDTASQDSNSDVARTPPSKSCAITSAIATPCGSHPIPAPLNLSPHSLSGTSTPPIVLPGSSSARSVLENTGTTNPSSPVNLPNATKEEDITSFPGRRPSPSLTDTGVRGIARGGLSGQPSSSIPLVSGSMASGNGTLGVVPSVSDMAKRTILGTDERPGNSSMVQSLVSPLSNRMMLPQTAKANDGGASVDSSNPSESAGIPGRVFSPSMVSGMQWRPGSSFQNQNDPGQFRGRTEIAPDMREKYLQRLQQVQQQGHSNLLGVPPLAGGNLKHFSAQQAPLMQQFNSQSSSLSIQSGLGLGGQAPGFNSVTAASLQQQQNPIQQQSSQQALATNVPKDGDIGNAKVEEQQPRNLPDDSNSEAVPTSGLAKNLLNEDEMKTQYAIDSPAAVSGSLTEPAQVIRDVDLSPGQPLQSNQSSSGLGVIGRRSVTDFGAIGDNLSVSMNTGGMHDQLYNLQMLEAAYYKIPQPKDSERARSYTPKHPAATPASYPQVQAPIVNNPAFWERISLDGYGTGTDTLFFAFYYQQNTYQQYLAAKELKKQSWRYHRKYNTWFQRHEEPKIATDEFEQGTYVYFDFHIANDEHQHGWCQRIKTEFTFEYNYLEDELIC; from the exons ATGGGAGCGAGTCGCAAGCTTCAAGGAGAAATCGATCGTGTTCTGAAGAAGGTCCAGGAAGGCGTTGATGTCTTCGATAGCATCTGGAACAAG GTTTATGATACTGATAATGCGAATCAGAAGGAAAAGTTTGAGGCAGACTTGAAGAAGGAAATCAAGAAGCTGCAAAGGTATAGGGACCAGATCAAGACATGGATTCAGTCCAGTGAGATCAAGGATAAAAAA GTTAGTGCATCTTATGAGCAGGCCCTGGTGGATGCTCGGAAACAAATTGAGCGTGAAATGGAAAGATTTAAGATATGTGAAAAAGAGACTAAGACAAAAGCATTCTCTAAAGAAGGCTTGGGTCAACAGCCTAAAACT GATCCAAAGGAGAAGGCTAAATCAGAGACAAGGGATTGGTTGAACAATGTG GTTGGAGAGTTGGAATCCCAGATTGATAGTTTTGAAGCTGAGATTGAAGGGCTTTCTGTGAAGAAAGGGAAGACGAAACCACCTAGACTG ACACATTTGGAGACATCAATTACCCgacacaaagctcatataatgaaGTTAGAATTGATTTTGAGATTATTGGATAATGATGAATTGAGTCCAGAGCAGGTCAATGATGTGAAAGACTTCTTGGACGATTATGTTGAACGTAATCAG GAGGACTTTGATGAATTTAGTGATGTTGATGAGCTCTACAACTCTTTAGCTTTAGACAAAGTGGATGCTCTTGAAGATCTGGTTGCTATTGGTCCTCTTTCCAAG GCTGCACCGATTCTTGGATTGAAGCCATCTTTGGCATCATCAACATCTCAATTGCCG CAGGTTAGTTCCCCCCTGGAGCATGCAGAAGATACAGCTTCCCAGGATAGTAATTCTGATGTAGCAAGGACTCCACCTTCGAAAAGTTGCGCAATTACTTCTGCTATAGCAACACCGTGTGGAAGCCATCCAATCCCTGCTCCACTGAATCTTTCACCTCATAGTTTGTCTGGTACTTCAACACCTCCAATTGTTCTTCCAGGTTCAAGTTCTGCTCGAAGTGTTTTGGAAAACACAGGCACCACCAATCCTTCATCTCCTGTAAATTTGCCAAATGCTACAAAAGAAGAAGATATCACAAGCTTCCCTGGCCGTAGGCCTTCTCCATCTCTTACTGATACTGGTGTACGAGGCATTGCTAGAGGAGGCCTCTCAGGTCAGCCTTCATCTAGTATTCCCCTTGTTTCTGGAAGTATGGCTTCTGGCAATGGAACCCTTGGTGTGGTCCCTTCAGTCTCTGACATGGCAAAAAGAACTATTTTGGGGACTGATGAAAGACCTGGGAACAGTAGCATGGTGCAATCTTTGGTATCCCCTCTCAGTAACAGAATGATGTTGCCTCAGACAGCCAAGGCTAATGATGGAGGTGCATCTGTTGATTCTAGTAATCCTAGTGAATCTGCTGGAATACCTGGCAGAGTTTTTTCCCCTTCAATGGTTTCTGGTATGCAGTGGAGGCCTGGAAGCTCCTTTCAGAATCAAAATGACCCG GGGCAGTTTCGTGGAAGAACTGAGATAGCACCTGATATGAGGGAAAAATATTTGCAACGGCTTCAACAAGTGCAGCAACAAGGCCATAGCAACCTGCTTGGTGTGCCTCCTCTCGCTGGAGGAAATCTTAAGCATTTTTCTGCACAACAAGCCCCACTCATGCAGCAG TTCAATTCTCAAAGCTCTTCACTCTCTATCCAATCGGGTCTAGGACTTGGTGGCCAAGCACCTGGTTTTAATAGTGTAACAGCTGCCAGCTTACAGCAGCAACAAAATCCCATCCAACAACAGTCTAGTCAGCAGGCATTGGCAACAAATGTTCCAAAGGATGGGG ACATTGGGAATGCAAAAGTTGAGGAACAACAACCGCGCAATTTACCTGATGATTCAAATTCTGAAGCTGTTCCAACTTCTGGGCTTGCCAAGAATCTCTTGAACGAGGATGAGATGAAAACTCAGTATGCAATTGATTCTCCG GCTGCTGTGTCAGGCTCCTTGACAGAACCTGCTCAAGTTATTAGGGATGTTGATCTTTCTCCTGGGCAACCCTTACAATCTAACCAGTCTTCTAGTGGTCTTGGCGTTATTGGCAGGAGAAGTGTTACTGATTTTGGTGCCATTGGTGACAACCTCAGTGTCTCAATGAATACTGGAGGAATGCATGATCAACTATACAATTTGCAGATGCTTGAGGCTGCATACTATAAAATTCCCCAACCTAAAGACTCAGAACGTGCTAGGAGCTACACTCCA AAACACCCTGCTGCAACACCTGCTAGCTACCCTCAAGTTCAGGCACCGATTGTGAATAATCCTGCATTCTGGGAACGCATAAGCTTAGATGGCTATGGCACTGGCACTGATACACTGTTCTTTGCATTTTATTATCAGCAG AATACGTACCAACAATATCTGGCCGCAAAGGAACTGAAGAAGCAGTCTTGGAGATACCACAGAAAATACAACACATGGTTTCAGCGGCATGAGGAACCAAAAATCGCCACTGATGAATTTGAACAGGGAACCTATGTATACTTTGATTTTCACATAGCAAATGATGAACACCAACATGGATG GTGTCAGAGAATTAAGACGGAGTTCACATTT
- the LOC108473762 gene encoding uncharacterized protein LOC108473762 isoform X2 yields the protein MGASRKLQGEIDRVLKKVQEGVDVFDSIWNKVYDTDNANQKEKFEADLKKEIKKLQRYRDQIKTWIQSSEIKDKKVSASYEQALVDARKQIEREMERFKICEKETKTKAFSKEGLGQQPKTDPKEKAKSETRDWLNNVVGELESQIDSFEAEIEGLSVKKGKTKPPRLTHLETSITRHKAHIMKLELILRLLDNDELSPEQVNDVKDFLDDYVERNQEDFDEFSDVDELYNSLALDKVDALEDLVAIGPLSKAAPILGLKPSLASSTSQLPVSSPLEHAEDTASQDSNSDVARTPPSKSCAITSAIATPCGSHPIPAPLNLSPHSLSGTSTPPIVLPGSSSARSVLENTGTTNPSSPVNLPNATKEEDITSFPGRRPSPSLTDTGVRGIARGGLSGQPSSSIPLVSGSMASGNGTLGVVPSVSDMAKRTILGTDERPGNSSMVQSLVSPLSNRMMLPQTAKANDGGASVDSSNPSESAGIPGRVFSPSMVSGMQWRPGSSFQNQNDPGQFRGRTEIAPDMREKYLQRLQQVQQQGHSNLLGVPPLAGGNLKHFSAQQAPLMQQFNSQSSSLSIQSGLGLGGQAPGFNSVTAASLQQQQNPIQQQSSQQALATNVPKDGDIGNAKVEEQQPRNLPDDSNSEAVPTSGLAKNLLNEDEMKTQYAIDSPAAVSGSLTEPAQVIRDVDLSPGQPLQSNQSSSGLGVIGRRSVTDFGAIGDNLSVSMNTGGMHDQLYNLQMLEAAYYKIPQPKDSERARSYTPKHPAATPASYPQVQAPIVNNPAFWERISLDGYGTGTDTLFFAFYYQQNTYQQYLAAKELKKQSWRYHRKYNTWFQRHEEPKIATDEFEQGTYVYFDFHIANDEHQHGWCQRIKTEFTFEYNYLEDELIC from the exons ATGGGAGCGAGTCGCAAGCTTCAAGGAGAAATCGATCGTGTTCTGAAGAAGGTCCAGGAAGGCGTTGATGTCTTCGATAGCATCTGGAACAAG GTTTATGATACTGATAATGCGAATCAGAAGGAAAAGTTTGAGGCAGACTTGAAGAAGGAAATCAAGAAGCTGCAAAGGTATAGGGACCAGATCAAGACATGGATTCAGTCCAGTGAGATCAAGGATAAAAAA GTTAGTGCATCTTATGAGCAGGCCCTGGTGGATGCTCGGAAACAAATTGAGCGTGAAATGGAAAGATTTAAGATATGTGAAAAAGAGACTAAGACAAAAGCATTCTCTAAAGAAGGCTTGGGTCAACAGCCTAAAACT GATCCAAAGGAGAAGGCTAAATCAGAGACAAGGGATTGGTTGAACAATGTG GTTGGAGAGTTGGAATCCCAGATTGATAGTTTTGAAGCTGAGATTGAAGGGCTTTCTGTGAAGAAAGGGAAGACGAAACCACCTAGACTG ACACATTTGGAGACATCAATTACCCgacacaaagctcatataatgaaGTTAGAATTGATTTTGAGATTATTGGATAATGATGAATTGAGTCCAGAGCAGGTCAATGATGTGAAAGACTTCTTGGACGATTATGTTGAACGTAATCAG GAGGACTTTGATGAATTTAGTGATGTTGATGAGCTCTACAACTCTTTAGCTTTAGACAAAGTGGATGCTCTTGAAGATCTGGTTGCTATTGGTCCTCTTTCCAAG GCTGCACCGATTCTTGGATTGAAGCCATCTTTGGCATCATCAACATCTCAATTGCCG GTTAGTTCCCCCCTGGAGCATGCAGAAGATACAGCTTCCCAGGATAGTAATTCTGATGTAGCAAGGACTCCACCTTCGAAAAGTTGCGCAATTACTTCTGCTATAGCAACACCGTGTGGAAGCCATCCAATCCCTGCTCCACTGAATCTTTCACCTCATAGTTTGTCTGGTACTTCAACACCTCCAATTGTTCTTCCAGGTTCAAGTTCTGCTCGAAGTGTTTTGGAAAACACAGGCACCACCAATCCTTCATCTCCTGTAAATTTGCCAAATGCTACAAAAGAAGAAGATATCACAAGCTTCCCTGGCCGTAGGCCTTCTCCATCTCTTACTGATACTGGTGTACGAGGCATTGCTAGAGGAGGCCTCTCAGGTCAGCCTTCATCTAGTATTCCCCTTGTTTCTGGAAGTATGGCTTCTGGCAATGGAACCCTTGGTGTGGTCCCTTCAGTCTCTGACATGGCAAAAAGAACTATTTTGGGGACTGATGAAAGACCTGGGAACAGTAGCATGGTGCAATCTTTGGTATCCCCTCTCAGTAACAGAATGATGTTGCCTCAGACAGCCAAGGCTAATGATGGAGGTGCATCTGTTGATTCTAGTAATCCTAGTGAATCTGCTGGAATACCTGGCAGAGTTTTTTCCCCTTCAATGGTTTCTGGTATGCAGTGGAGGCCTGGAAGCTCCTTTCAGAATCAAAATGACCCG GGGCAGTTTCGTGGAAGAACTGAGATAGCACCTGATATGAGGGAAAAATATTTGCAACGGCTTCAACAAGTGCAGCAACAAGGCCATAGCAACCTGCTTGGTGTGCCTCCTCTCGCTGGAGGAAATCTTAAGCATTTTTCTGCACAACAAGCCCCACTCATGCAGCAG TTCAATTCTCAAAGCTCTTCACTCTCTATCCAATCGGGTCTAGGACTTGGTGGCCAAGCACCTGGTTTTAATAGTGTAACAGCTGCCAGCTTACAGCAGCAACAAAATCCCATCCAACAACAGTCTAGTCAGCAGGCATTGGCAACAAATGTTCCAAAGGATGGGG ACATTGGGAATGCAAAAGTTGAGGAACAACAACCGCGCAATTTACCTGATGATTCAAATTCTGAAGCTGTTCCAACTTCTGGGCTTGCCAAGAATCTCTTGAACGAGGATGAGATGAAAACTCAGTATGCAATTGATTCTCCG GCTGCTGTGTCAGGCTCCTTGACAGAACCTGCTCAAGTTATTAGGGATGTTGATCTTTCTCCTGGGCAACCCTTACAATCTAACCAGTCTTCTAGTGGTCTTGGCGTTATTGGCAGGAGAAGTGTTACTGATTTTGGTGCCATTGGTGACAACCTCAGTGTCTCAATGAATACTGGAGGAATGCATGATCAACTATACAATTTGCAGATGCTTGAGGCTGCATACTATAAAATTCCCCAACCTAAAGACTCAGAACGTGCTAGGAGCTACACTCCA AAACACCCTGCTGCAACACCTGCTAGCTACCCTCAAGTTCAGGCACCGATTGTGAATAATCCTGCATTCTGGGAACGCATAAGCTTAGATGGCTATGGCACTGGCACTGATACACTGTTCTTTGCATTTTATTATCAGCAG AATACGTACCAACAATATCTGGCCGCAAAGGAACTGAAGAAGCAGTCTTGGAGATACCACAGAAAATACAACACATGGTTTCAGCGGCATGAGGAACCAAAAATCGCCACTGATGAATTTGAACAGGGAACCTATGTATACTTTGATTTTCACATAGCAAATGATGAACACCAACATGGATG GTGTCAGAGAATTAAGACGGAGTTCACATTT